Part of the Lysobacter enzymogenes genome is shown below.
TGGTTGTCGCGCACCCGCACCTGGGTGACCAGCCCGCCCATGTCCGAGGCGACCCGCACCACGTCCGCGCGGACCCGGCCGTCGCGCGTCCACGGCCGTTTTTCGTAGCGGCTCCACAGCGACAGGGCGGCGACGACGGCGACGGCGAACAGGCCGAGCGTGGCGCTCCAGCGGCCGATGACGATCAGCAGGTGCTTCATTTCATTTCTCGATCAGGGGCATGAGCCGGATCAGCAGTTCGGCCAGGATTACGAACAGCGACAGGCCGACCAGCGGGCGATAGGCGAACCAGCGATACCCGCCAAGGTCCGCCAGCAGTCGCGAGGCGATCATCGACAGCGCCAATGCGACCAGGGCCACGGCCAGCAGGCCGGGAACGAACACGCCATCGATGCAAAGATCGGCGAACATCGCATCAGCGCTCGTGCGCGATCAGCGGCGACAGCAGGTCGCGGCGCAGATCCGAAAGCAGCGACAGCGCGCGTTCGCGCCCGGGTTCGTCGCCGGCGACGACCGCGCTGCGCAGGCGTTCGAGCGACTGCAGCAGGCGAGCGTCCAGCTCGTGGCGGACGACGGCACGGGTGCGGAAATGCGCGGTCGCCGCGTCGATCAACTCGGCATGGCAGGTACGCGCGTTCTGTCCCTGCAGCCCCCTGCCCCACGCGCGCAGTTCGGCCACGGCGCTTGCCGCGCGCATGTCCGCGACTATCGCCCGCAGCGTATGCGCCGCTTGCGGCTGGCCGCGCAGGCGCGGCGCGAGTTGCCCGAGCCGGTCGACCATACGACTGGTCCAGCCGGCGGCATTGCGGACACGTCCGCGAACGCGACGCGCGATGTCCCGCGCGATCGAATCCTGCAGCTGTTTCCGGCTGCGGTTCGGGTCCAGCGTCTGGAACAGCCGCATGCTGCACAGCGCCGCCGCGGTGCCCACGAACAGCGCGACGCTGCTGTTGATGGCGCCGGCGAAATTCGCAGCGTTTCTTGCGCCCAGGCCGGCGATCAGCGGAAACGTCAGCACCACTCCCAACGCGCCGAGGAGGTAAGGCGGACGCGCCAGGAACGAGCCGCACAGCAGCAACACCGGCGCGAGCGCAGCGGCGAGGCCGGCGAAATCGGACAGGGCCGGAAAGATCGCGAAACCGTAGACCAGGCCGACGGCGACGCCGATGGAGGATCCGAGCAGATAGCGCGCGACCTGGCCGGCGGGAGCCTCGGTGGTTCCGAACAGCACGCACGCCGTACCGATGATGGAGACCGCCGTCGCGCCGTCGGACCACGCCGTGGCGATCCACAAGCCGCAGCCGAGCGCGATGCCGACGAAGGCGCCGAGCGCGCTGCGCAGGGCGACGCGGCGATCGCGGTGCAGGACGTGGCCGTTGGCCTTTTCCGCGAGACGCGCGGGCACCCGAACGCGCCAGTCGGGACGGGCGCTGCGCAATTGCGCTTCGAGCAAGCGACAATCGCGATGCGCGCTGTCCAGCTCGGCCAGCGCCGAGGACAGATTGGCCTGCGACAGGTCGCGCCACGCGTTGGCGTCGGCAGCGCCCGGGGGTGGCGCATCGCGCTCCGGCGCGCGCAACGCGGCCATCGAATCGTCGACCGCGCTCGACCGCATCAGCACGTCGAGCATCCGGTCGTGCAGCGCGCGCAGAATCTGCGCCTGGGCCGCGCCGTCGGCGCTGTCGAACGGCAGGTGGATCGACAGCGTGTGCAGTTCGAGCAGGTCCATCGCCGCCTTGGTGCGATCCTGCGCGAGCACCGCATCCTTCGCACCGGCCCGCATGTCCCGCGTCCAGCGCTCCGCATCGGCCAGGATCGCGGCGACGCGCGCCTGCACACGGTGCGCGACCTTGCGCGGCAGCACCAGCCCGTGGACCAAGGTGGCGGCCAGGATGCCGATGCAGATTTCCTGCACCCGGGTGATCGCGACGGCGAATACCTCGCCGGGCGCCATGACGCTGGGGAACCCGATCAGGCTGGTGGTGTATCCGGCCAGCAGGAAGGCGTAGGCGCGCGGGGTGCGGTCGAGCATCGCTAGGTACAGGCACAGCGCCATCCACGCGGCCAGCGCGGCGCTCAACGCCAGCGGCTCGTTGGCCAAGCGCGGCACCAGCGCCACCGTGGCGACCGCGCCGCCGATCGTTCCCAGCAGCCGGAACAGGCCGCGGCTCAACGTCGCTCCGGACAGCGGCTGCGACACCAGGTAGACGGTGCCGAGCACCCAGAACGGGCGCGTCAATCCGATCCGCAGCGACACGTACAGGCCCAGAATCGCGGCGACCAGGCATTTGAGCGAGAACAGCGCCGCCTCCCGGTCGGCCGCCAACGCCGGGGTCTTCAGCAACGCCAGCGGACGCGAAAACAGGGAGCCGGCAGGGGTGGGCGAAGTCTGCATGGGCCCATCGTATGCAGCGGTCCCGGTCGCCGAATTTCGCTAGAATGACAACATATCGCTAAAACCGGTCAATCCCAGATGGCTCACGTTTCGCTCCCCGGCTACGACCTGGACCCGGACGAGACCGACCGGCCCGCAGTCGCCAGCCGGCTGCAGGTGGCCGACTACGATGCCGAGATTCCGGTGCACCAGCACCGCAAGGGCCAGCTGATCCTGGCGCTGCACGGGGCGGTGACCTGCGAAGTCGCCAATGCGCTGTGGATCGTCCCGCCGCAATGCGGCGTGTGGATTCCCGGCGGCATGCCGCACAGCAACCGCGCCACCGCCAACGCGCGCCTGTGCTATCTGTTCGTCGAACCCGGCGTCGTGGCTCTGCCGCAGCACTGCGTGACGCTGTCGATCTCGCCGATGCTGCGCGAGATGATCCTGCACCTGGCCGATGCCCCGCTGGACTATCCGCGCGAGGGCCACACCGCTCGCCTCGCGCGCGTCGTGCTGGACGAACTGGCGCGGATGCCGGCCGAACGCGTGTACCTGCCGGTCAGCGATCATCCGAAGATCCGCGCGCTGGCCGATGCGCTGTCGGCGAACCCCGCGGACCGCGGCACCATCGCCGACTGGGCGCGGCGGCTGGCGCTCGGCGAGCGCACCTTGACGCGCCTGATCGCGCGCGAAACCGGCCTGTCCTTCGGCCGCTGGCGGCAGCAGCTGCATCTGCTGATCGCGATCCGCGAACTGGCCGCGGGCGCCGCCGTGCAGCGGGTGTCCGAAAGCCTCGGCTACGAGTCGGTGACGGCGTTCATCACCATGTTCAAGAAGACGCTCGGGCTTTCGCCGACCCGCTATTTCGCGGCGCGCTCGCGCAGTCAGTCGGCGGATGCGCGGGGCGAGGGCTGAGCGTTCCGGCGGGCATCGGGCCGTTCTTGCGAGTCCCGGGCATGAAAAAAGCCGCCCCCGACGTTGCCGTCGGGAGCGGCTTCTCTTTCGTGAAACGGCTTGTTTTTGGCTGGTCAGCAGCAACCCGTCAGCCTGTGGGGCGCGACCGGAAGCGCAGGCGGCTCAGAACGGGATGTCGTCGTCGGCGAAATCGTCGCCGAAGTCGTTCGACTTGGCCGGCGGCGCCTCGCGGCGCTGGCCGGAGTCGCGGCCGCCGCCATACCCGCCACCACCACCGCCGCCGCCGCCGCCCGAAGGACGCGCCGAACGTTCGCCGCCACCGCCGCCACCGCCACCGCTGCGGTATTCGCCGCGGCCGCCGCCTTCCGAGCGGTTGCCACCGCCGCCGCCCTCGCCGCCGCCGAGCATCTGCATCTCGTCGGCGATGATGTCGGTGAAGTACTTCTCGACGCCGTCCTGACCGGTGAACTTGTCGTAGCGGATCGAGCCTTCGATATAGACCTGGCGGCCCTTCTTCAGATACTCGCCGGCGATTTCGCCGAGCTTGCCGAACAGCTTGACCCGGTGCCACTCGGTGCGTTCCTGGTTGTTGCCGTCGCGGTCCTTGCGGACGCTGGTGGTGGCCAGGCTGATCGTGGTCACGGCCATGCCGCCCTGGGTGTACTTGGTCTCCGGATCGTTGCCGAGGTTGCCGACCAGGATGACTTTATTGATGCCGCGTGCCATGGGATTCCTTACTGACTGCCGTTCTTGGACGGCCTAAGGGTGGATTATAGCCCGGTGCCCCGGTATCGGCCGGTGCTCCGCAACGGGGTCGGCGGCCCGCCCGGGCGACCTTCAGAAAACGCCCGAAACGCATGTGGGGCAAGGTTTTCGCCGTCGCGGCGCGGGCGCGGCCCGGGGTCGGGCCGGTCCGACCCGCTGGATTCGTCCCGATATCCGGGCAAGCGCGCCCCGAGGCCCCCGGCGGGCGGGCGCCGCCTCGGCCGCTGCGCCGCCGCAGCCTGCGGAGAGTGCGCCATGATCGGCAGCCTGGACTGTCCCCGACCACGGATGCGCAATGCCCGCCCCCGATCCGATCGCCATCGCCGAACGCGAAATCGAAACCGGCGCGCTGTTGCTGCTGCGCCTGTTGCCGGCCGACCGCCTGCGCAGCACCGTCTATCGCGCGTTGCTGAAGGGCCGCGCGGTGGTGCTGTGGCCCACGCGCGGATCGGCGTGCGCCGCGGACGTACGCGCCGGCTTCGCCGCCGCTGTCGAAGACGCGGACCTGTATTTCCCAGGCTCGCAGGTCGCAATGCCGGCCGGCGACTACGGCGGCGAATGCATTTATGTGATCCATCCGATGCGGACGCCGCTGACGCTGGACACCTGCCCGCCCGGCGACGATTACCGCTATCGCCGGCAGTTGCTCGCCGCCGGCGTCGCCGACGGCTTCAACATCGGCGGGCTGACGCCGCGCCAGATCGCCGCGGTCGAACACGCGCAGGGCGTCGTCCTGCCGCGCGCCTACGCGGCGTTCCTGAGCGAGTGCGGCCGCGCGGCGGGCAGCCTGTGCGGCGACTGTCATTTCTTTTATCCGTCCTTGAAGGGACTCAAGCAGGACGCGCTGGAAATGCTCGAAGAAGCCCGGCAGGAAGCGCATTACTACACCGATTTCTACGACTTCCACCTGCCGGCCAACGCCTTCGTGCTGGCGGCCTACCTGGGTCACCAGTTTGCGTTCTGCCTGTGCGAAGGCGACGAAGACCCCGCGGTTTACCGCTGCATCGTCGGCAGCGCGCCCGAGCGGCAGCACGACAGTTGTTCGGCGTATCTGGACGCGTTGATCCGATCGGCATGAACCTCGGCGCGGATCGGGATTCGCCGGCACGGGCCGCCGCTCTCCATAGGCGCAATCAATCGGCCCCAGGTGAGGCGTCCCGGCAGCGGGGGTGGCTCCTGCGAGAGACGGCCCCTGCCCCAACTCCACCAACACGCCGCCCTAAACTTTTCCGAAAAACTGCCGAGAAGTTCTCATATTAGGCCGCCCCCAGCGGCGGCCGCCAATGGGAGCGGCGCATGTCGGCAATCGTTTCGGGGATCGGTCTGGGCTTGTACAACGGCTCGGCGGGGCAGATCGGCAAGGGGCTCGGCGGCAGCGCCCGGCTGGGCCAGGGCAAGGACGAGCAATACGTCAATATCGCCACCGGCAACCTGGTGCTGCGCAGCCAGGACGAATTCCTGACCGTACGCGGCCTCGGCCTGGCCGCGGTGCGCACCTACAACAGCCGCGGCCAGCTCTCCGACAGCGGCGCCGATGCCTGGATCACCGGGTTCGAGCGCCGGGTCGAACTGCTCAGCGGCGCCCTCGACGCGGCCGGCAGCGTCATGCGCCGCTACACCGGCGACGGTTCGTACCAGGACTTCGTCTACGTCTCGGCCGGCCTGTACCGCTCCAGCACCGGCGACGGCGCCCACGACACCCTCAGCCGCGACGCCGCCAGCAAGCGCTGGACCTGGGTCGAAGGCAGCAGCCGCCGCGAGGAGCAATACGCCGACCACGCCGACGCCGCGCTCAAGGGCCGCCTGACCCGGATCCGCGACCTCAAGTCCGACGGCACCGCGCCGGCGACCTGGAACGTGCTGTACGACGCCGCCGGCCGGGTCAGCGAAGTGGCCGCGGCGGAAAGCGGCACGGCCGACGCGTTGCTGTACACCTACGACGGCAACGGCCGGCTGATCGCGCTGTCGACCCGCACCGACGGCGTGGTCCGCGAGCAGGTCACCTATGCCTACGACAGCGCCGGCCGGCTCAGCTCGGTGCTGGTCGACCTGACCCCGGACGACCCGGCCGGCGACCGCGACAGCTGGGACGCCGCCAATGCGGCCAACAACGACGGCTACCTGCTGCGCACGGTCTACACCTACGCCGACGCCACCAGCCTGAAACTCGCTCAAGTCAGCCAGAGCGACGGCACCGTCGTCAGCTACACCTACGACGCCCAGGGCCGGGTGCGCACGCTGACCCGCGGCGACAGCAACGCCAACGACGCCGACGGCATCGGCCAGACCCTGACCTTCACTTACGACGACGCCAACCGCAGCACCGAAGTCGCCGACTCCACCGGGCGCTCGTGGGGCTACGTCTACGACGCCGCCGGCCAGCTGACCGAAGTGCGCGCGCCGGCAGTGGGCGGCCTGCGCGACGTCGTCCAGTACAGCTACGACGCGGCCGGCAACCTCACCCGCATCAAGACCCTGCGCGGCAGCGCCACGCTGTCCGAGACCGTCTACCAGTACGACGCCAACGGCAACGCGCTGTGGCAATGGGATACCGTCGATCCCGTCACCGGCACCGCCGCGACCGCGGTCCAGCGCACCTGGACCGCGAACAACCAACTCGCCTCGGAAACCGTCTACACCGGCCTCGACGCGGACCGCGAACTCGGCGCGCAGGCGCCGGGCGGCGGACTGACCACGACCTACGTCTACGACGCCCAGGACCGCCTGCGCTTCGCCGTCGGCGCCGACGGCGCAGTGCAGGAATTCGAATACCACAGCACCGGCGCCGGCGCGGGCCAGGTGGCCAAGGCGCGCCGCTACCTCGGCGCGGCCTACACCGGCGCAACCACGCTGTCGGCGCTGAGCGCCTGGGCGACCGCCGCGCAGCGCGCGCAAAGCACGCTGGCCGAATCGAGCTACGACCTCAAGGGCCGGCTCGCGGGCACGACCGCGTACGCCCGGGTCGACGGCTCCGGCAACGGCGTCGTCGACGACGCAGCCGAAATCGTCCAGTACCGCTACGACGCGCGCGGGCTGCTGATCCAGCGGCAAACCCTGCGCAGTTCCACCGTGCTCGCCGACGACGCGCGCGATGTGGTCCAGACCACGAGCTACGTCTACGACGGCATGGACCGGCTGCTGTCGGAAATCGTCACCGAGAAGACCGGCACTGGCGCCGAGCAGGTCAAGCGCAACGTCAGCCAGTGGGTCTATCAATCCTCGGCCAACACGGTGCGCATCGTGGTCGAAGGCGGCAGCGTCGGCGACGGCGCTACCGGCAACGACCGCGTGCGGCTGGAAGTGCGCGACGCCAGCGGCCAGCTGATCCGCGTCACCGAATCGGCCGTCGGCGGCGGCGACGCCCGCACCCTCGCCCGCCATTACTACGACAGCGCCGGCCGCCTGCGCGCCAGCGAGGACGCCGGCGGCGCGCGCCGCTATTTCTTCTACGACGAACAAGGCCGGCTGGCCGGCGACGTCGACGCCACCGGCGCGGTGGTCGAATACCTGCGCGACGATCTGGGCCGGATCCGCCAGACCCTGAGCTATGCCAACCGCGTCGACACCAGCGCCTGGCTCGTCGCCGGCGCCGTCGCGCCGGCCGCACTGTCGGCGATCCGCCCGAGCGCCAGCGCCGACGACCGCAGCGCCACGCGCGGCTACGACGCGCTCGGCCGCCTGCTGACCGAACGCAGCGGCGACGGCGCCATCGCGACCTACAGCTACGACGGCGCCGGCCGCCTGTTGCAGGTCGAACACAAGGACGGCGCCGGCAATCGCCGGGTGTCGCGCTCCTTCTACGACGCCGCAGGGCGCCTCAGCGGCGAACTCGACGCGGAAGGCTATCTGGTCGAATACAGCTACGACCTCGGCGGCCGCCGCATCGGCAGCAAGGCCTACGCGAACGTCACCGACGGCGCCCAGCGCGCCGCCGGCCCCCTGGCCCAGCTGCGCCCCGCGGCCGATGCCGACAACGACCAGAGCACGCGCTGGTTCTTCGATGGCCGCGGCAACCTCGTCGGCCGGCTCGACGCCGAAGGCTATCTGACCGAAACCGTGTTCGACGAAGCGCGCAACGAACGCGCGAGCAAGGCGTATGCGCTGCGCCTGACCGGCTTGACCGGCAACGAAACCCTGTCCGCGCTGCGCAGCGCCGCGGCGTCCGGCGAAATCCGCGAAACCCGCCGCAGCTTCGACGCGCTCGGCCGGCTCAGCGCCGAGCGCAACGCCGAAGGCACGCTGACCCGCTACAGCTACGACGTCCAGGGCAACCTGGTCCGGGTCGAGCGCGCCGCCGACACCAGCGAAGTGCGCGAAAGCCGCCTGCGCTACAACGTGTTCGGCGAACTGATCGGCGAACTCGGCGGCGAAGGTTCCGCGCGCGCGCTGCCCGGCATGAGCGAGGCACAGCTCGACGCGCTGTTCGCCCAGTACGGCGTGCGCCACAGCTACGACAGCCTCGGCCGCCGCATCGAAAGCATCGATGCCGCCGGCCACAAGACCTGGAGCTTCTACGACGCCGCCGGCCGCGAGACCTACACGGTGCGCGGCGTCGCCGACGCCAACGGCGTAGCCAACGCGCTCGGCGAGGTCAGCGAGACCCGCTACACCGCGTTCGGCGAGGTGCGCGACCGCACCGCGTACAGCGGCCGCATCGTCCTGGCCACGGCCGGCAGCCGCGACAGCGCCGCCGCCGCGATCGCCACCTTGGCCTATGTCGCCGCCAGCGACAGCCGGCGCAGCTTCGGCTACGACGCGCGCGGCCTGCTCGCCACCGCCACCGATGCGGAAGGCCAGCTGCGCCAGTACACCTACAACGCCTTCGGCGAGCGCATCCGCGAAGCGGTGCTCAACGCCGGCGCGACCTCGACCATGGAAACCGACTACGACCGCCGCGGCCTCGCCATCGCCGGCCGCGACGGCGTCGGCACCGCGCTGGCGCGCTCGACCTCGCTCGCGTACGACGCCTTCGGCCGGGTCATCCGCGCGACCGATGCGCGCGGCGTGCCCACGACCTATCGCTACGACCGGCTCGGCCGCCAGCTCAGTTCGCGCATCACCGTGCTCAATCGCGAGCAGGTGGTGGCCACCGCCTACGACGCGTTCGGCCGCACGATCGGCGTCACCGACGCCTTGGGCCGCACCACCACCAGCGTTTACGACACCGCCAACCGCAGCACCACGGTGACCACGCCGGAAGGCGTCGCGGTCAAGACCTTCTTCGACCGCCACGGCCAGCAGGTCAAAGTGACCTCGCCGCTGCCGGGCGGCGCGGTCGCCGAAAGTACTTACGCCTACGACCGCGACGGCCACTTGGTATCGAGCACCGACCCGGTCGGCCGCACCGCGACCAGCGAGTACGACGCGCGCGGCCTGCTCGCCGCAACCGTCGACGGCAGCGGCCGCCGGATCGAACTGCGCTACGACGCCGTCGGCCGGCTGTTGCGGCGGATCGAGGATCCCGCCGGACTGGCGCTGACCACGAGCTACCGCTACGACGGCCAAGGCCGCAAGGTCGAAACCACCGACGCCAGCGGCCGCGTCACCGCCTACGCCTACGACCGCGAAGGCCGGCTGACCCAGGTTGCGCTGGATCCGGCCGGGTTGAACCTGCGCACGACGTACAGCTACGACGCGCAGGGGCGGCAGGTCCGCGTTACCGAGGGCGCCGGGACGGCGGCGGCGCGGACGGTGCAGTACGACTACGATGCGCTCGGGCGGCGCGTGGCCGAACGCATCGACCCGGACGGCTTGAACCTGCTGACCGCCTACGCCTACGACGCCGAGGACAATCTGATCCGGCGCACCGACGCGAACGGCAACGTGACCCGCTTTTACTACGATCAGGCCGGACAGCTGATCTACACCATCGATCCGCTCGGCGTAATGACGCGCAACTGGTTCGACCCGGCGAGCCGGGTCGTGGCCAACCGCACGCTGATCCTCCCCATCGACGCATCCACGCTGAGCGACGGCACCACGATCGCCGAACTCGATGCGCGCATCCCCTGGCACCAATTCGATCCGCACACCTTCACGGTCTACGACCGCGACGGGCGGCCCCGGCTGATCATCAGCGGATCGACCCGGATGCAGGAGCTGATTTACGACGCGGCCGGCCGGGTGGTGGCGACCCGTCGCTATGCGGCCTTGTGGCCGGACTTCAGCAACGCGCGACTCGACAAGTTGTATCGGGGCGACATGCTTGCGGACGAGTCGGAGCTGGCGCTGCTGCGCAACGACGCGCTCGACCAGATCACCTACAACGTCTACACCGCCGCCGGCGAACTGCGCACCACGGTCGACAATTCCGGCACGGTGGTCTCCTACGTTTACGACCGCGCCGGCCGCATGGTGGTGCACAAGCGTTATGCGCATGCCGCTCAGTTCAATCCGACCCTGCGCGCCAAGCTCACCGCCGGCACCGCTTCGCCGCAGGACGTGATCGACGTCACCGCAGTCGACAACGCCGCCGACCGCGTCGCCTACACCAGTTACGACGGCGCAGGCCGCGCGCGCTACAGCATCGACGCCAACGGCGGCGTCGTGGAAACCTTGTACGACGCTGCGGGCCGGGTTGCCGGAAGCCGGGCCTATGCGAACGCCGTTGCGCTGGATGCCGTCCTGAAGCCGCAACTCGTCGCCGGCGACAGCGCCGCTTTCGCCGCCTTGCGCGATCGCCTCGCCGCTTCCGCCGACAACGCCCGCGATTCGCGCGAATACCGCATCTACGACGGCGCCGGCCGCATCGCCGCGGCGGTCGACGCTGCGGGCTATGTCGCGGCCCGCGACTACGATGCCGCCGGCAATCTCATCCAGGAGCGGCGCCAAGCCCGGGCCGCGGCGCTTTCCACCGCGCTGTGGTCCAAACTGGCCGCCGGCACCGCCAGCCTGGGCGAACTCGCCGCCGTCGCACCGCGCGACGACAGCGCGGATTCGGCGACGCGGCGCGTCTACGACGCCGCCGGCCGCGAGCGTTACGCGCTGACTCAAACCGCCGCCGGCCTCTATACGGTCGAGGAACGCCGTTACGACGGCGCCGGCCGCCTGATCGCTGCGTTGCGCTACGACAGCGCGATCGCGCTCGGGTCGGAGGCAACCGTCGCCACGGTGGAGGCCGCGTTGAACCTGTCCGGTTCCCGCGCGGACGGCCGCTATCGCCAGACCCGCTATGTCTACGACGCCGACGGCCGGATGCGCTTCACCATCGACCACCTCGGCGCCGTCGCCGAACAGCGCTACGACGGCGCCGGGCGCGCGGTCGAATCCCGGAAGTACGGCGGCTACATACCGGCCGGCACCGCGATGACCGAAGCGGCCGTCGCCGCCGCCGTCGCCGCCATCGCCGACGTCCGCAAGACCGTCACCGCTTACGACGCCGACGGCAATACCCTCAGCGTCACCGACGCGCTCAACCAGACCCGCCGCTACGCCTAC
Proteins encoded:
- a CDS encoding DUF1656 domain-containing protein — encoded protein: MFADLCIDGVFVPGLLAVALVALALSMIASRLLADLGGYRWFAYRPLVGLSLFVILAELLIRLMPLIEK
- a CDS encoding AraC family transcriptional regulator, giving the protein MAHVSLPGYDLDPDETDRPAVASRLQVADYDAEIPVHQHRKGQLILALHGAVTCEVANALWIVPPQCGVWIPGGMPHSNRATANARLCYLFVEPGVVALPQHCVTLSISPMLREMILHLADAPLDYPREGHTARLARVVLDELARMPAERVYLPVSDHPKIRALADALSANPADRGTIADWARRLALGERTLTRLIARETGLSFGRWRQQLHLLIAIRELAAGAAVQRVSESLGYESVTAFITMFKKTLGLSPTRYFAARSRSQSADARGEG
- a CDS encoding FUSC family protein, with amino-acid sequence MQTSPTPAGSLFSRPLALLKTPALAADREAALFSLKCLVAAILGLYVSLRIGLTRPFWVLGTVYLVSQPLSGATLSRGLFRLLGTIGGAVATVALVPRLANEPLALSAALAAWMALCLYLAMLDRTPRAYAFLLAGYTTSLIGFPSVMAPGEVFAVAITRVQEICIGILAATLVHGLVLPRKVAHRVQARVAAILADAERWTRDMRAGAKDAVLAQDRTKAAMDLLELHTLSIHLPFDSADGAAQAQILRALHDRMLDVLMRSSAVDDSMAALRAPERDAPPPGAADANAWRDLSQANLSSALAELDSAHRDCRLLEAQLRSARPDWRVRVPARLAEKANGHVLHRDRRVALRSALGAFVGIALGCGLWIATAWSDGATAVSIIGTACVLFGTTEAPAGQVARYLLGSSIGVAVGLVYGFAIFPALSDFAGLAAALAPVLLLCGSFLARPPYLLGALGVVLTFPLIAGLGARNAANFAGAINSSVALFVGTAAALCSMRLFQTLDPNRSRKQLQDSIARDIARRVRGRVRNAAGWTSRMVDRLGQLAPRLRGQPQAAHTLRAIVADMRAASAVAELRAWGRGLQGQNARTCHAELIDAATAHFRTRAVVRHELDARLLQSLERLRSAVVAGDEPGRERALSLLSDLRRDLLSPLIAHER
- a CDS encoding SMI1/KNR4 family protein, which translates into the protein MPAPDPIAIAEREIETGALLLLRLLPADRLRSTVYRALLKGRAVVLWPTRGSACAADVRAGFAAAVEDADLYFPGSQVAMPAGDYGGECIYVIHPMRTPLTLDTCPPGDDYRYRRQLLAAGVADGFNIGGLTPRQIAAVEHAQGVVLPRAYAAFLSECGRAAGSLCGDCHFFYPSLKGLKQDALEMLEEARQEAHYYTDFYDFHLPANAFVLAAYLGHQFAFCLCEGDEDPAVYRCIVGSAPERQHDSCSAYLDALIRSA
- the ssb gene encoding single-stranded DNA-binding protein, translated to MARGINKVILVGNLGNDPETKYTQGGMAVTTISLATTSVRKDRDGNNQERTEWHRVKLFGKLGEIAGEYLKKGRQVYIEGSIRYDKFTGQDGVEKYFTDIIADEMQMLGGGEGGGGGNRSEGGGRGEYRSGGGGGGGGERSARPSGGGGGGGGGGYGGGRDSGQRREAPPAKSNDFGDDFADDDIPF